In a single window of the Rhodamnia argentea isolate NSW1041297 chromosome 2, ASM2092103v1, whole genome shotgun sequence genome:
- the LOC115738635 gene encoding nuclear transcription factor Y subunit C-2: protein MDQTEQTQQQQQQQQVVGVVASTNQMAYAPPFPTAPAVASGTPAVPIPSPTQAPSTFPGSPHQLAYQQAQHFHHQQHQQQQQQLQMFWAGQMQEIEQTQDFKNHSLPLARIKKIMKADEDVRMISAEAPVIFAKACEMFILELTLRSWIHTEENKRRTLQKNDIAAAISRTDVFDFLVDIIPRDELKEEGLGVTKATLPVVGSPADIPYYYVPTQHPMGPPSMIMAKPADQAALYAAQQPRPPVSFMPWPHAQSQQTQDDQQTNS, encoded by the coding sequence ATGGATCAGACAGAACAAacacagcagcagcagcagcagcagcaagtgGTCGGGGTTGTGGCTAGCACAAACCAAATGGCATATGCCCCTCCATTTCCAACTGCTCCAGCAGTCGCTTCTGGCACTCCTGCTGTACCCATACCTTCGCCGACTCAGGCACCCAGTACTTTCCCAGGCTCTCCTCATCAGCTTGCATACCAACAAGCCCAGCACTTCCATCACCAACAGCAtcaacagcagcagcaacagcttCAAATGTTCTGGGCCGGTCAGATGCAAGAAATTGAGCAAACTCAGGACTTCAAGAATCACAGCCTTCCGCTTGCCAGaatcaagaaaataatgaaagCTGATGAAGACGTACGAATGATCTCTGCTGAGGCTCCAGTCATATTTGCAAAAGCTTGTGAGATGTTTATCTTGGAGCTGACTTTGCGTTCTTGGATTCACACAGAAGAAAACAAACGGAGGACACTGCAAAAGAATGATATAGCAGCTGCCATCTCCAGGACAGATGTGTTTGACTTCTTGGTCGACATAATTCCAAGAGATGAGTTAAAGGAGGAAGGGCTAGGAGTTACTAAGGCTACCCTTCCTGTGGTTGGCTCTCCAGCTGATATTCCATATTATTATGTCCCAACACAACACCCCATGGGACCTCCAAGTATGATCATGGCAAAGCCTGCTGATCAAGCTGCGCTTTATGCTGCCCAGCAGCCTCGACCACCAGTTTCTTTCATGCCATGGCCACATGCTCAATCCCAGCAAACCCAAGATGATCAGCAAACGAATTCATGA
- the LOC115738634 gene encoding uncharacterized protein LOC115738634, with translation MALCASSLHLKAIPPPNLFSPPTFSRPSSRASYLRLVRGKAAPPASRALREWREYEEAVKRKDLASALRFLKSQSVPGDFDEVGMYPYGKSEERNWEVLDTCLSADDMKLVTSAYALLKDRGFLPNFGKFRSIVLEGPREVTPTVLKSSTGLEVTRFSPKKWGLDRTSSALLVAFLGGVSVLLSQGIDIRPNLAVILGLAFVDSVFLGGSCLAQISSYWPPYRRRILVHEAGHLLTAYLMGCPIRGVILDPIVAMQMGIQGQAGTQFWDDKMDKELAEGRLSGTAFDRYSMVLFAGIAAEALIYGDAEGGENDENMFRSLCVLLEPPLSVSQMSNQARWAVLQSYNLLKWHKQAHRAAVNALDSGYSLSMVIRQIEEAMSSQK, from the exons ATGGCGCTCTGTGCCTCCTCTCTTCACCTCAAAGCAATCCCTCCGCCGAACCTTTTCTCGCCGCCAACCTTCTCTCGCCCATCTTCGCGGGCCTCCTACCTACGATTGGTACGTGGGAAAGCAGCGCCTCCTGCTTCCAGAGCTCTTCGAGAATGGCGGGAGTACGAAGAGGCGGTGAAGCGCAAGGACCTCGCTTCTGCTCTCCGCTTCTTGAAGTCCCAATCCGTGCCCGGTGATTTTGACGAGGTGGGGATGTACCCGTATGGGAAATCGGAGGAGAGGAATTGGGAGGTCCTGGATACGTGCTTGAGCGCGGACGATATGAAGCTCGTCACCAGTGCTTATGCCCTTCTCAAGGACAGGGGTTTCTTGCCCAATTTCGGCAAATTCCGGAGCATCG TTCTAGAGGGACCGAGGGAAGTTACGCCCACAGTGCTCAAGTCTTCCACCGGGTTGGAAG TCACTAGATTTTCCCCGAAGAAGTGGGGCCTTGATAGAACCTCGAGTGCACTCCTGGTGGCTTTTCTCGGCGGGGTTTCTGTTCTTCTCTCCCAAGGGATTGATATTAGACCTAATCTGGCGGTGATACTTGGACTAGCTTTCGTGGACTCGGTGTTCCTCGGTGGCTCTTGTTTAGCTCAAATTTCAAGCTATTGGCCTCCATATCGCCGACGAATCCTTGTCCACGAAGCTGGCCATCTCCTTACAG CATACCTGATGGGTTGCCCAATTCGTGGCGTAATTTTGGATCCGATCGTTGCAATGCAAATGGGCATTCAGGGACAG GCAGGAACGCAGTTTTGGGATGACAAGATGGACAAAGAACTTGCTGAGGGGCGGCTCAGCGGCACTGCCTTTGATAG GTATTCCATGGTGCTTTTTGCTGGCATCGCTGCTGAAGCTCTTATCTATGGTGATGCTGAGGGTGGAGAAAATGACGAGAATATGTTTAGGAGCCTATGTGTCCTATTGGAACCCCCATTGTCAGTTTCACAG ATGTCGAATCAGGCCAGGTGGGCGGTTCTACAGTCTTATAATCTGCTCAAATGGCATAAACAAGCCCATCGGGCTGCTGTGAATGCTCTGGATAGTGGCTATAGTCTTAGCATGGTAATCAGGCAAATTGAGGAAGCAATGTCTTCTCAGAAATGA
- the LOC115738633 gene encoding phosphoglycerate kinase, chloroplastic encodes MASAAAPTTFSLLSSSSSSSSSSSSSSSSSASRSALLRLPASGLRSSGLRRLGFAAADPFLAAHVASKLRSLRGKGSRGVVSMAKKSVGDLTGPALKGKKVFVRADLNVPLDDNQNITDDTRVRAAIPTIKHLIQNGAKVILSSHLGRPKGVTPKFSLAPLVPRLSELLGIQVIKADDCIGPEVEKLVASLPEGGVLLLENVRFYKEEEKNEPEFAKKLASLADLYVNDAFGTAHRAHASTEGVTKFLKPSVAGFLLQKELDYLVGAVSNPKRPFAAIVGGSKVSSKIGVIESLLEKCDILLLGGGMIFTFYKAQGLSVGSSLVEEDKLDLATSLLKKAKAKGVSLLLPTDLVIADKFAPDANSKIVPASAIPDGWMGLDIGPDSIKTFSDVLGTTKTVIWNGPMGVFEFDKFAKGTEAIAKKLAEISGVGVTTIIGGGDSVAAVEKVGVADVMSHISTGGGASLELLEGKELPGVVALDEATPVPV; translated from the exons ATGGCGTCGGCGGCTGCACCCACCACATTTTCTCTCCTatcctcttcctcatcctcctcctcctcctcctcatcctcgtcctcgtcctccgCCTCTCGCTCCGCTCTCCTCCGCCTCCCCGCCTCCGGCCTCCGCTCCTCCGGCCTCCGCCGCCTGGGCTTCGCCGCTGCCGACCCATTCTTGGCCGCCCATGTGGCTTCCAAGCTCCGATCTTTGAGGGGGAAGGGAAGCAGAGGGGTGGTGTCCATGGCCAAGAAGAGCGTGGGCGACTTGACCGGTCCTGCCTTGAAGGGGAAGAAGGTGTTCGTGAGGGCCGATCTTAATGTGCCCCTCGACGACAACCAGAACATCACCGATGACACCAGGGTCCGCGCCGCCATCCCCACCATCAAGCACTTGATCCAAAATGGCGCCAAAGTCATCCTCTCGAGCCACTTG ggcCGACCCAAAGGGGTGACACCAAAGTTCAGTTTGGCACCTCTTGTTCCAAGGCTATCTGAACTCCTTGGCATTCAG GTCATAAAAGCAGATGATTGCATTGGCCctgaggttgaaaagttggTGGCTTCACTGCCTGAGGGTggtgttcttcttcttgagaaTGTGAGATTTtacaaagaggaagaaaagaatgaaCCTGAGTTTGCCAAGAAGCTGGCGTCATTGGCAGATCTGTATGTGAATGATGCATTTGGAACAGCACACAGGGCTCATGCTTCTACTGAGGGGGTTACTAAGTTCTTGAAACCCTCTGTTGCTGGCTTCCTTTTGCAGAAG GAACTAGACTATCTTGTTGGGGCTGTGTCTAACCCCAAGAGACCATTTGCTGCCATTGTGGGCGGCTCAAAAGTCTCATCCAAGATTGGTGTGATTGAATCTCTTCTAGAGAAGTGTGACATCCTCCTTTTGGGTGGTGGCATGATTTTCACCTTCTACAAGGCGCAAGGTCTCTCTGTTGGTTCTTCCTTGGTGGAGGAAGATAAGCTGGATCTTGCAACATCGCTCCTTAAAAAGGCCAAAGCAAAGGGAGTTTCTCTATTGTTGCCTACTGATCTGGTTATTGCAGACAAGTTTGCTCCAGATGCAAACAGCAAG ATTGTGCCAGCATCTGCCATTCCTGATGGCTGGATGGGATTGGATATTGGACCAGACTCTATTAAGACATTTAGTGATGTTCTGGGAACTACCAAAACTGTCATCTGGAACGGACCCATGGGAGTGTTTGAGTTTGACAAATTTGCCAAGGGAACTGAG GCCATTGCAAAGAAGCTAGCAGAGATCAGCGGCGTGGGAGTGACGACCATTATTGGAGGAGGGGACTCTGTCGCAGCTGTGGAGAAAGTTGGAGTTGCTGATGTGATGAGCCACATATCTACCGGTGGTGGCGCCAGTTTGGAGTTGCTGGAAGGCAAAGAACTTCCTGGTGTTGTTGCCCTAGACGAAGCCACTCCAGTTCCCGTGTGA
- the LOC115738636 gene encoding DCN1-like protein 2, protein MHKLGRSHRDKVQQVMAITGASEKVALQALKASDWHLEGAFDVFYSQPHIRTYTDTRHLEELYQRYKDSYADMILVDGITLLCNDLQVDPQDIVMLVLSWHMKAATMCEFSKQEFISGLQGLGIDSLEKFRERIQYMRSELKDEQKFREIYNFAFGWAKEKGQKSLALDTAIGMWQLLFAEKQWPLVDHWCQFLQARHNKAISRDTWSQLLEFARTVDPTLSNYDAEGAWPYLIDEFVEYLNENNIVQKSQMEDPARR, encoded by the exons ATG CACAAATTGGGACGGAGCCACCGTGACAAAGTGCAGCAGGTCATGGCAATTACTGGAGCCAG TGAAAAAGTTGCCCTTCAGGCTTTGAAGGCCAGTGACTGGCATCTTGAAGGTGCTTTTGATGTATTTTACAGTCAGCCACATATAAGAACTTATACTGATACAAGACACTTGGAGGAGCTTTATCAGAGATATAAAG ATTCCTATGCTGATATGATACTTGTCGATGGGATTACTCTTCTTTGCAATGATCTTCAG GTGGATCCCCAAGATATTGTCATG CTGGTTCTTTCATGGCACATGAAGGCTGCAACCATGTGTGAATTTTCGAAGCAGGAGTTCATAAGTGGACTGCAGGGACTTGG AATAGATTCCCTGGAGAAATTCCGTGAAAGGATACAATATATGCGCTCTGAGTTGAAAGATGAGC AAAAGTTCCGGGAGATATATAACTTTGCTTTTGGTTGGGCAAAAGAAAAG GGTCAGAAATCCTTGGCACTTGATACAGCAATTGGGATGTGGCAATTGCTTTTTGCTGAAAAGCAATGGCCATTAGTTGATCACTGGTGTCAGTTTTTACAG GCCCGTCATAATAAGGCAATCTCCAGGGACACATGGTCTCAACTATTGGAGTTCGCCAGG ACTGTGGACCCAACCCTATCTAATTATGATGCTGAAGGTGCTTGGCCGTATCTTATTGATGAATTCGTTGAATACCTGAACGAAAATAACATTGTCCAGAAGAGTCAGATGGAGGATCCTGCCCGACGATGA